Proteins encoded within one genomic window of Variovorax sp. OAS795:
- a CDS encoding DUF748 domain-containing protein: MDAASLRQNKWVRRGVVAVLALLALWIVAWLAVPPIAKSQLQKIASDKLGRQVTVGKIDFKPWTLELALHDLRIATADGSRPQVAIKRIYADAELQSLVRLAPVIDAVTIDSPAILLTHLADGKYDIDDILARLAAAPPSDPNAEPARFAIYNISIKNGAVDFDDQTVKRKHELRDFALDVPFLSNLASKRDINTEPKLAFALNGSKFDSAALTTPFAKSRKTDAHVQFKGLDLAPYLGYMPGGLPAKLQAGSLDADLKIDFEQAATAGLRITGTVEAHGAKLVDPRGRDLLAFESLKLALADVRPLESVFRLSEVALANPQLAVARDAQGRLNLLATDPATGTAEKVAPPAPAASAPDGKPPEKPKLRVQVDKIALSGGRIGWRDETVQPAAALEASALGLDLTGVTWPMEKPAQFSGSTAIGGASLKFQGSATDKKADVQTEVDALPLSLAAPYLAHSLEPTLDGKLSGQIDIAWNQPDLRFKARRLAADGLALTQAKTALASVGRFELVDAEVDMTKHTLDVASFTATNPKVNIERDSEKRWMFERWLKAPAAGNGAAAQAKVAAPKPAGTGPEAAPPGANTKPWALTIGTLAVKDGTLSYADKASAAPVAVEITALNVEAKKVAPGTTTASPLQVSGRIGSRRSEPGHFEYKGNLVLKPLAAEGRLEVASFPAHAFKAYYGDALNVDIRRAFASYRGTVRYASAPAGMTLKLAGDTAVDDFRANSISLTQSPGFDRNTNQLLSWKTLSLRGLQVSLAPNAAPAVDVRETTLTDFFARVIVDPTGRLNLLNLTKKGEAEANAAAAASTEAKTKRSLGGTNTTTRAPAARSGGAPVSAESMVGGGAEPAPPAPAPVATAQADADTGPKPVINFGPMSLVNGRIDFTDLFVKPNYSADLSALTGKLSSFSSNPPKGESGRPAMADLELRGKAQQTAALEITGKLNPLVKPIELDITAKMRDLDLAPLSPYSVRYAGHGIERGKMSMDVNYKVAPDGQLTATNKLVLNQLQFGEEVQGAPNSLPVRLAVALLADRNGVIDVDLPLSGSLNDPQFSIGPLIFKAVINLIAKAATAPFNLLTGGLGGGSSESSTITFDAGSSVLGASAKESLDKVVKALTDRPALQMTVVGTASLERERDAYQRQRLRQLAQAEKRRMAVRGGQAGTDVPPVTDAEYPELLTAVYKRADVAKPRNMVGLAKDLPVNEMENLLLAGIPVDEESIRQLAVERGAVVRDYLLAQKLPSERLFLGAVKTTASGADWKPGAELKLATK; the protein is encoded by the coding sequence ATGGACGCAGCTTCGCTTAGACAAAACAAATGGGTGCGACGCGGGGTCGTCGCGGTACTCGCTCTGCTGGCACTCTGGATCGTGGCTTGGCTCGCGGTGCCGCCCATCGCGAAGAGCCAGTTGCAGAAGATCGCGAGCGACAAGCTCGGTCGCCAGGTCACGGTCGGCAAGATCGACTTCAAGCCCTGGACCCTCGAGCTCGCGCTGCACGACCTGCGCATCGCCACGGCCGACGGCAGCCGGCCCCAGGTGGCGATCAAGCGCATCTACGCCGACGCCGAGCTGCAATCGCTCGTGCGGCTGGCGCCGGTGATCGACGCGGTGACCATCGACTCGCCGGCCATCCTGCTCACGCACCTGGCCGACGGCAAGTACGATATCGACGACATCCTGGCCAGGCTGGCGGCCGCGCCGCCGTCCGACCCGAACGCCGAGCCCGCGCGCTTTGCGATCTACAACATCTCGATCAAGAACGGCGCGGTCGACTTCGACGACCAGACGGTCAAGCGCAAGCATGAGCTGCGCGACTTCGCGCTCGACGTGCCGTTCCTGAGCAATCTCGCCTCCAAGCGAGACATCAACACCGAGCCCAAGCTCGCGTTCGCGCTCAACGGCAGCAAGTTCGATTCGGCGGCCCTCACCACCCCGTTCGCAAAGAGCCGCAAGACCGATGCCCATGTGCAGTTCAAGGGACTCGACCTCGCGCCCTACCTGGGCTACATGCCCGGCGGCCTGCCCGCGAAGCTGCAGGCGGGCAGCCTCGACGCCGACCTGAAGATCGATTTCGAGCAGGCCGCGACCGCGGGCCTCAGGATCACCGGCACGGTCGAGGCGCACGGCGCCAAGCTGGTCGACCCACGGGGCCGCGACCTGCTGGCCTTCGAGTCCCTCAAGCTCGCGCTGGCCGACGTTCGCCCGCTGGAGTCGGTGTTTCGCCTGAGCGAAGTTGCGCTCGCCAATCCGCAGCTCGCAGTCGCGCGCGACGCCCAGGGCCGGCTCAACCTTCTGGCCACCGATCCGGCCACGGGCACCGCGGAAAAGGTGGCACCGCCCGCGCCTGCGGCCAGCGCCCCGGACGGAAAGCCGCCCGAGAAGCCGAAGCTGCGGGTCCAGGTCGACAAGATCGCCCTCAGCGGCGGGCGCATCGGATGGCGCGATGAAACGGTCCAGCCTGCGGCGGCCCTGGAGGCGAGCGCGCTCGGCCTCGACCTGACCGGCGTCACCTGGCCCATGGAGAAGCCTGCCCAGTTCAGCGGCAGCACCGCAATCGGCGGCGCAAGCCTCAAGTTCCAGGGCAGCGCCACCGACAAGAAGGCCGACGTGCAGACCGAGGTCGATGCGCTGCCGCTGTCGCTCGCGGCGCCCTACCTGGCGCACAGCCTGGAGCCCACGCTCGACGGCAAGCTCAGCGGGCAGATCGACATCGCCTGGAACCAGCCCGATCTCCGGTTCAAGGCGCGCCGCCTGGCCGCCGACGGCCTGGCACTGACGCAAGCCAAGACGGCGCTGGCGAGCGTCGGCCGCTTCGAGCTGGTCGATGCCGAGGTCGACATGACGAAGCACACGCTGGACGTCGCCTCGTTCACCGCCACCAACCCGAAGGTCAACATCGAGCGCGACAGCGAAAAGCGCTGGATGTTCGAGCGCTGGCTCAAGGCGCCGGCCGCCGGCAACGGGGCCGCCGCGCAGGCCAAGGTGGCTGCGCCCAAGCCTGCCGGCACCGGTCCCGAAGCCGCGCCGCCGGGCGCCAACACCAAGCCCTGGGCCTTGACCATCGGCACGCTGGCGGTCAAGGACGGCACGCTGTCGTATGCCGACAAGGCCAGCGCCGCGCCCGTGGCCGTCGAGATCACGGCGCTCAATGTCGAGGCGAAAAAGGTCGCTCCCGGTACCACCACGGCGTCGCCGCTGCAGGTTTCGGGGCGCATCGGCTCGCGGAGGTCGGAGCCGGGACACTTCGAATACAAGGGCAACCTGGTGCTCAAGCCGCTCGCGGCCGAAGGCCGGCTCGAGGTCGCGTCGTTTCCGGCGCATGCGTTCAAGGCCTACTACGGCGACGCGCTCAACGTGGACATCCGCCGCGCCTTCGCGAGTTACCGGGGCACCGTGCGCTATGCAAGCGCGCCGGCCGGCATGACCCTCAAGCTGGCCGGGGACACGGCGGTCGACGATTTTCGCGCCAACAGCATCTCGCTCACCCAATCGCCCGGCTTTGACCGCAATACCAACCAGTTGCTGAGCTGGAAGACGCTGAGCCTGCGCGGACTGCAGGTGAGCCTGGCCCCCAACGCGGCGCCGGCGGTCGATGTGCGGGAAACCACGCTGACCGACTTCTTCGCCCGCGTGATCGTGGACCCGACGGGGCGCCTGAACCTGCTCAACCTCACCAAGAAGGGCGAGGCGGAGGCCAATGCGGCCGCCGCGGCGAGTACCGAGGCAAAGACGAAAAGAAGTCTCGGCGGAACGAACACGACCACCCGGGCCCCCGCTGCGCGGTCAGGTGGCGCGCCGGTGTCCGCCGAGTCCATGGTCGGAGGCGGTGCGGAGCCGGCCCCGCCAGCGCCGGCGCCCGTGGCCACAGCCCAGGCCGACGCCGATACCGGACCGAAGCCGGTCATCAACTTCGGCCCCATGAGCCTGGTCAATGGCCGCATCGACTTCACCGACCTGTTCGTCAAACCCAACTACTCGGCCGACCTGAGCGCACTGACCGGCAAGCTCAGTTCGTTTTCGTCGAATCCGCCCAAGGGCGAAAGCGGCCGCCCCGCCATGGCCGACCTGGAACTGCGCGGCAAGGCGCAGCAGACTGCCGCGCTGGAAATCACCGGCAAGCTCAATCCGCTGGTCAAGCCGATCGAACTCGACATCACGGCCAAGATGCGCGACCTGGACCTGGCGCCGCTCTCGCCCTACTCGGTGCGCTACGCGGGCCACGGCATCGAGCGCGGCAAGATGAGCATGGACGTCAACTACAAGGTTGCGCCCGATGGCCAGCTGACGGCCACCAACAAGCTGGTGCTCAACCAGCTGCAGTTCGGCGAAGAAGTGCAGGGCGCGCCCAACAGCCTACCGGTGCGGCTCGCCGTGGCGCTCTTGGCCGATCGCAACGGCGTGATCGACGTCGACCTGCCGCTCAGCGGTTCGCTCAACGACCCGCAATTCAGCATCGGGCCGCTGATCTTCAAGGCGGTGATCAATCTCATCGCCAAGGCGGCGACGGCACCGTTCAATCTCCTGACGGGCGGCCTCGGGGGTGGCAGCAGCGAATCCAGCACCATCACCTTCGATGCCGGCAGTTCGGTGCTAGGCGCCAGCGCGAAGGAAAGCCTGGACAAGGTCGTCAAGGCATTGACCGACCGCCCCGCGCTGCAGATGACGGTGGTCGGCACGGCCAGCCTCGAGCGGGAGCGCGACGCCTACCAGCGCCAGCGCCTGCGCCAGCTCGCGCAGGCCGAGAAGCGGCGCATGGCCGTGCGCGGCGGCCAGGCGGGCACCGACGTGCCGCCCGTCACCGATGCCGAATACCCCGAGCTGCTGACCGCCGTGTACAAGCGCGCCGACGTGGCCAAGCCGCGCAACATGGTCGGACTCGCCAAGGACCTGCCGGTGAACGAGATGGAAAACCTGCTGCTCGCGGGCATTCCCGTCGACGAGGAGTCGATCCGGCAACTGGCCGTCGAGCGCGGGGCCGTGGTGCGCGACTACCTGCTCGCGCAGAAGCTGCCGAGCGAGCGGCTGTTCCTGGGCGCCGTGAAAACCACCGCCAGCGGGGCCGACTGGAAACCCGGTGCCGAACTCAAGCTGGCGACCAAGTAA
- a CDS encoding lytic transglycosylase domain-containing protein produces MSKAFDATARGLRTFASDVADGFFEITHNGFALVGLAMVFAVLALVARPDLRQTGEEQLMGWLQSRKPAPEATDLEPTAIVRTTAASPADLPKQQAAVAYWLSKKYRVAAEPLSVLVAEAYQLGSRTKLDPTLILAIMAVESSFNPFAQSQVGAQGLMQVMTRVHGDKYESAGGTLTAFDPVTNMRVGVKVLQECIARAGSLQGGLRYYVGAANLEDDGGYAAKVLAEHERLVQVANGRNPPTTATPVPRAQPIPITTPSKPQQASEPAADPQKLALLSDVS; encoded by the coding sequence ATGAGCAAGGCGTTTGATGCCACGGCCCGCGGGCTCCGGACCTTTGCGTCCGATGTGGCAGACGGCTTTTTTGAAATCACCCACAACGGGTTTGCACTGGTCGGCCTTGCCATGGTGTTCGCGGTCCTCGCCCTCGTGGCCCGCCCCGACCTGCGCCAGACGGGTGAAGAACAGCTGATGGGCTGGCTGCAATCGCGCAAGCCCGCACCCGAAGCCACCGACCTCGAACCGACCGCCATCGTGCGTACCACGGCCGCCAGTCCGGCCGACCTGCCCAAGCAGCAGGCCGCCGTGGCCTATTGGCTGAGCAAGAAATACCGCGTGGCGGCCGAACCCCTGAGCGTGCTGGTTGCGGAGGCCTACCAGCTCGGCAGCCGCACCAAGCTCGACCCGACGCTGATCCTCGCGATCATGGCGGTCGAATCGAGCTTCAACCCGTTCGCCCAGAGCCAGGTGGGCGCGCAGGGGCTGATGCAGGTCATGACGCGCGTGCATGGCGACAAGTACGAAAGCGCGGGCGGCACGCTCACCGCCTTCGACCCGGTGACCAACATGCGCGTGGGCGTGAAGGTGCTGCAGGAATGCATCGCCCGCGCCGGATCGCTCCAGGGCGGCCTGCGCTACTACGTGGGCGCCGCCAACCTGGAAGACGACGGCGGCTATGCAGCCAAGGTGCTCGCCGAGCACGAACGGCTGGTGCAGGTGGCCAACGGCCGCAACCCACCCACCACTGCGACGCCGGTGCCGCGTGCGCAGCCGATCCCCATCACGACGCCCTCCAAGCCGCAGCAGGCCTCCGAGCCTGCCGCCGACCCACAGAAACTGGCCCTGCTTTCGGACGTTTCCTGA
- the glyA gene encoding serine hydroxymethyltransferase, translated as MYHRNILVEQTDPEIWAAIQAENARQEHHIELIASENYASPAVMQAQGSQLTNKYAEGYPGKRYYGGCEHVDVAEQLAIDRIKQIFGADAANVQPHCGASANEAVMLAFLKPGDTIMGMSLAEGGHLTHGMPLNMSGKWFNVVSYGLDANEAIDYDAMERKAHEHMPKLIIAGASAYSLRIDFERFAKVAKDVGAIFMVDIAHYAGLVAAGVYPNPVPHADVVTSTTHKSLRGPRGGIILMKSQHEKAINSAIFPGLQGGPLMHVIAAKAVAFKEAMAPEFKAYQQQVVKNAQIVADTLTERGLRIVSGRTESHVMLVDLRSKGITGKEAEAVLGSAHMTINKNAIPNDPEKPMVTSGVRIGTPAMTTRGFKDEEARITANLIADVLENPRDAANIDAVRAKVHALTSRFPVYR; from the coding sequence ATGTACCACCGCAATATCCTGGTCGAACAGACCGACCCCGAAATCTGGGCTGCCATCCAGGCCGAAAACGCGCGCCAGGAACACCACATCGAGCTGATCGCGAGCGAAAACTACGCCTCGCCGGCCGTGATGCAGGCACAGGGCTCGCAACTCACCAACAAGTACGCCGAGGGCTACCCCGGCAAGCGCTACTACGGCGGCTGCGAGCACGTCGACGTGGCCGAGCAGCTGGCCATCGACCGCATCAAGCAGATCTTCGGCGCCGACGCCGCCAACGTGCAGCCGCATTGCGGCGCCTCGGCCAACGAAGCCGTGATGCTGGCCTTCCTGAAGCCCGGCGACACCATCATGGGCATGAGCCTGGCCGAAGGCGGCCACCTGACCCACGGCATGCCGCTCAACATGAGCGGCAAGTGGTTCAACGTGGTGAGCTACGGCCTGGACGCCAACGAGGCCATCGACTACGACGCGATGGAGCGCAAGGCGCATGAGCACATGCCCAAGCTCATCATCGCGGGGGCTTCGGCCTACTCGCTGCGCATCGATTTCGAGCGCTTTGCCAAGGTGGCGAAGGACGTGGGCGCGATCTTCATGGTCGACATCGCCCACTACGCCGGCCTGGTGGCCGCGGGCGTGTATCCCAATCCGGTGCCCCATGCCGACGTGGTGACCTCCACCACCCACAAGAGCCTGCGCGGTCCGCGCGGCGGCATCATCCTGATGAAGTCGCAGCACGAGAAGGCCATCAACAGCGCCATCTTCCCGGGCCTGCAAGGCGGTCCGCTGATGCATGTGATCGCGGCCAAGGCGGTGGCGTTCAAGGAAGCCATGGCGCCCGAGTTCAAGGCCTACCAGCAACAGGTGGTGAAGAACGCCCAGATCGTGGCCGACACGCTGACCGAGCGCGGCTTGCGCATCGTGAGCGGGCGCACCGAAAGCCACGTCATGCTGGTCGACCTGCGTTCCAAGGGCATCACCGGCAAGGAAGCCGAAGCCGTGCTGGGCAGCGCCCACATGACGATCAACAAGAACGCGATTCCCAACGACCCCGAAAAGCCGATGGTGACGAGCGGCGTGCGCATCGGCACCCCCGCCATGACCACGCGCGGCTTCAAGGACGAAGAGGCGCGCATCACCGCGAACCTCATTGCGGACGTGCTGGAGAACCCGCGCGACGCCGCCAACATCGATGCGGTCCGCGCCAAGGTCCACGCGCTGACAAGCCGGTTCCCGGTCTACCGCTGA
- the nrdR gene encoding transcriptional regulator NrdR, producing MKCPFCGHLETQVVETRVSEDADFVRRRRQCSACDKRFTTYERPDVNFPVVVKKDGSRADFDSSKVRASMMLALRKRPVSIEQIDNALLRIEQKLLASGLREIDSTKVGELVMRELKKLDKVAYVRFASVYRSFEDVDEFRQLLRDI from the coding sequence ATGAAATGTCCTTTTTGCGGTCATCTCGAAACGCAGGTCGTCGAGACCCGCGTGTCCGAAGACGCCGACTTCGTGCGCAGGCGCCGCCAGTGCAGCGCCTGCGACAAGCGCTTCACCACCTATGAGCGCCCGGACGTCAACTTTCCGGTGGTGGTCAAGAAGGACGGCAGCCGTGCCGACTTCGATTCATCCAAGGTGCGCGCCTCGATGATGCTGGCGCTGCGCAAGCGGCCGGTGAGCATCGAGCAGATCGACAACGCGCTGCTGCGCATCGAGCAGAAGCTGCTCGCCAGCGGCCTGCGCGAAATCGATTCGACCAAAGTCGGCGAACTCGTGATGCGCGAGCTCAAGAAGCTCGACAAGGTGGCCTATGTGCGCTTTGCCTCGGTGTACCGGAGCTTCGAGGACGTGGACGAGTTCAGGCAGCTGCTGCGGGACATCTGA
- a CDS encoding GspH/FimT family pseudopilin, with protein MRRGGFTLVELLAVIAIVAILGSLGVPTFRDLLLNQRLAAAANGFVAALNLARTEAIQRSQRVHVAALNGNDWSTGWAVRAGPDTALQTVREFEKLPNGVGIDAGLGDGFVQGLDYDSNGFSRRAGSSGFGAGCLTLKAETGRRASIVVSASGRARVCNPDLKGDCGSGACGKEGQ; from the coding sequence ATGAGGCGCGGGGGGTTCACGCTGGTGGAGTTGCTGGCGGTCATCGCCATCGTGGCGATCCTGGGCTCGCTCGGCGTTCCGACGTTTCGCGATCTGCTGCTCAACCAGCGGCTTGCGGCTGCTGCCAACGGCTTCGTCGCCGCGCTGAACCTTGCCCGCACGGAGGCCATCCAACGTTCGCAAAGGGTCCACGTCGCGGCGCTGAACGGCAACGACTGGTCCACCGGCTGGGCCGTACGGGCGGGGCCCGACACCGCATTGCAAACCGTGCGCGAGTTCGAGAAGCTTCCGAACGGCGTCGGCATCGATGCGGGGCTCGGCGATGGATTCGTGCAGGGGCTGGACTACGACAGCAACGGCTTCTCGCGCCGGGCGGGCAGCTCGGGCTTCGGCGCCGGCTGCCTGACCCTGAAGGCCGAGACCGGCCGCAGGGCGTCGATCGTCGTGTCGGCGTCAGGACGCGCGAGGGTCTGCAATCCCGACCTCAAGGGAGACTGCGGAAGCGGCGCCTGCGGCAAGGAAGGCCAGTGA
- a CDS encoding type IV pilin protein yields MKTHNSHAACTRGFTLIEAMIVVAIVAVLAAVSYPSYLDFMRKGWRAEARSALVQQMQQQERGYTSSGQYKRYEGGSGDGGAAGRYRVESGNCEGQGSIDRCIRLTATPRAGLSDPEVGAIWIDSMGGKGCDGTSASRCWQ; encoded by the coding sequence ATGAAGACCCACAACAGCCATGCTGCGTGCACCCGCGGCTTCACCCTGATCGAGGCGATGATCGTGGTGGCCATCGTCGCCGTCCTGGCCGCGGTTTCCTATCCGTCCTACCTGGACTTCATGCGCAAGGGCTGGCGCGCCGAAGCGCGGTCGGCGCTGGTGCAGCAGATGCAGCAGCAGGAGCGCGGCTATACCTCGAGCGGGCAGTACAAGCGCTACGAAGGCGGGTCCGGCGACGGCGGCGCAGCCGGCAGGTATCGGGTCGAGAGCGGCAACTGCGAAGGGCAGGGCAGCATCGATCGCTGCATACGGCTGACCGCAACCCCGAGGGCGGGCCTGTCCGATCCCGAGGTCGGGGCGATCTGGATCGACAGCATGGGCGGCAAGGGTTGCGACGGCACCTCGGCCAGCAGATGCTGGCAATGA
- a CDS encoding PilC/PilY family type IV pilus protein, which produces MRFAVFGYLLDNDLGRHGGVLRAPMKYTGPRKRDASLDSVDNPQAEWHATTGVFIDDPDAAFAQGSRYSGVVNYLNRFGRGGAYKRFDPAGELYYESLRYLQGKASTPEAMAGVAATDDPRKDGLPVSNGTASWRDESSRGSWDPVAASCRRNHILAIGDLETHDDRSLPGLPGRSFSAASFEPDTAYWTSLVGAFENRESLLYTHPSGKAGLATTGNRGLPAFNYKGGAQLASSTIAGAETGAERGSFGMAGLAYWANTQKIRTDLAGVRVQTFGIDLDAAGQGTIRQAQRGSALYLASKYGGFADSNDDGNPFRSSGGIGAADLASNAEWAEGLDDDGQPKPSNYFLAGEPQQLLAAIRKVFQAAAAPSGGSTADPALSSSRIGAAGSNLYVARFSGRRWSGTLLAYPLAYDAGAGTVRQADAPAWDAGALLTGNASALPAVPARDPAERNIHTLSADGFGIPFKWDALDKAMQSQLHALPYAMPPVSDGLGAERLAYLRGDRRKESSVAGGMFRVRDSVMGDVANSNPLFVGAPNPNLRGIGYDQFLNVHRGRTPAVYVGANDGMLHGFSAATGKELFAYVPRSVSWKLPGYTSPSYSHQAYVDGSPVAAEARMANGDWKTVLVSGTGAGATGVLALDVSEPAAFAADKVLWEFTGADDGDMGHVLQAPRIMKFRLSAATRTQPAAHGWFAVVPSGFNSANPEQRAALFLLSLDKPPGAAWKRGLNYHKVVLPAPVDRTLVNALGAPGDFAAADGWARWLYAGDTQGNLWKFDFTGNAPWSETNALALAGLPLMIATTGGADAKRQPITVAPEVGAGPNGGAIVLFGTGKFVSAEDTGRASHGVQTLYGVFDNGTAIPGSESRTRLQPRRSVATPGQPLPAIVGDPFVYGDATSGAASRRGWYFDFPGGPDSGERQVSRLVLSDGYLFFNTLIPGAEACGAASGGRSCAVNAMTGLSQGGTCVPSSVGLLSSPLLVELGEGAYTATDSFGRRTGTKKLSVINASVPGGSGGLRMSVAQPVEGGRASQVAGRLNWRQIADFRSVKP; this is translated from the coding sequence ATGCGCTTCGCCGTCTTCGGCTACCTGCTCGACAATGACCTGGGGCGGCATGGCGGCGTCCTGCGCGCGCCGATGAAGTACACAGGGCCTCGCAAGCGCGACGCGAGCCTCGACAGCGTGGACAACCCCCAGGCCGAGTGGCATGCGACGACCGGCGTCTTCATCGACGATCCCGATGCGGCCTTCGCGCAGGGAAGCCGCTACAGCGGCGTCGTCAACTACCTGAACCGGTTCGGACGCGGCGGCGCTTACAAGCGATTCGACCCGGCGGGCGAGCTCTACTACGAGTCGCTGCGCTATCTGCAGGGCAAGGCCTCCACGCCCGAAGCCATGGCGGGTGTGGCCGCAACGGACGATCCGCGCAAGGACGGGCTGCCGGTCTCCAACGGCACCGCGTCTTGGCGCGACGAAAGCAGCAGGGGCAGCTGGGACCCGGTCGCAGCGAGCTGCCGCAGGAACCACATCCTGGCCATCGGCGATCTCGAAACCCATGACGACCGATCGCTGCCCGGATTGCCCGGCCGCAGCTTCAGCGCCGCGTCGTTCGAGCCCGATACCGCCTACTGGACAAGCCTCGTCGGTGCGTTCGAGAACCGCGAATCGCTTCTCTACACGCATCCTTCGGGCAAGGCCGGGCTGGCCACCACGGGCAACCGTGGCCTTCCCGCCTTCAACTACAAGGGCGGCGCGCAGCTGGCATCGAGCACCATCGCGGGGGCTGAAACGGGCGCGGAGAGGGGCTCGTTCGGCATGGCGGGGCTGGCCTACTGGGCCAACACGCAGAAGATACGGACCGATCTTGCGGGCGTGCGGGTCCAGACCTTCGGCATCGACCTGGACGCCGCAGGGCAGGGCACCATCCGGCAGGCCCAGCGCGGCAGCGCGCTGTATCTCGCATCGAAATACGGCGGCTTCGCGGACAGCAACGACGACGGCAATCCGTTCCGTTCGTCGGGCGGGATCGGTGCCGCGGACCTGGCCAGCAATGCCGAATGGGCCGAAGGCCTCGACGATGACGGACAGCCGAAGCCGTCCAACTACTTCCTCGCCGGTGAGCCGCAGCAACTGCTTGCCGCGATCCGCAAGGTGTTCCAGGCCGCAGCCGCGCCATCGGGCGGGAGCACGGCGGACCCGGCCCTGTCGTCGAGCCGCATCGGCGCGGCAGGGAGCAATCTTTATGTGGCCCGCTTCAGCGGGCGCAGGTGGTCGGGGACGCTGCTGGCCTATCCGCTCGCCTACGACGCAGGCGCGGGAACCGTCCGTCAAGCCGATGCGCCGGCCTGGGACGCGGGGGCTTTGCTGACCGGCAATGCATCGGCCCTGCCTGCGGTGCCCGCGCGGGATCCGGCGGAGAGGAACATCCATACGCTCTCCGCAGACGGCTTCGGCATTCCTTTCAAATGGGACGCGCTGGACAAGGCCATGCAAAGCCAATTGCACGCACTGCCCTACGCAATGCCTCCGGTGTCCGATGGCCTGGGCGCCGAACGCCTGGCCTATCTGCGCGGCGACCGGCGCAAGGAGTCGTCCGTGGCCGGCGGCATGTTCCGCGTGCGCGACTCGGTGATGGGCGACGTTGCAAATTCCAACCCGCTCTTCGTCGGCGCGCCGAACCCGAACCTGCGGGGCATCGGGTACGACCAGTTTCTCAACGTGCACCGGGGAAGGACGCCGGCCGTGTACGTCGGTGCGAACGACGGCATGCTGCATGGGTTTTCGGCGGCCACGGGGAAAGAGCTTTTCGCCTATGTTCCCCGCTCGGTGTCCTGGAAGCTGCCTGGCTACACCTCACCCTCTTATTCGCACCAGGCCTACGTCGATGGCTCGCCTGTGGCGGCGGAGGCCCGGATGGCCAACGGCGACTGGAAGACGGTGCTGGTTTCCGGGACGGGGGCAGGGGCGACCGGCGTTCTTGCACTCGATGTTTCCGAACCCGCGGCCTTTGCGGCGGACAAGGTGCTGTGGGAGTTCACCGGCGCGGACGATGGCGACATGGGCCACGTGCTCCAAGCGCCGCGCATCATGAAGTTCCGCCTCTCGGCAGCGACGCGCACCCAGCCTGCGGCGCATGGCTGGTTCGCGGTGGTGCCGTCGGGGTTCAACAGTGCCAACCCGGAGCAGCGCGCGGCGCTTTTCCTGCTGTCGCTCGACAAGCCGCCCGGGGCCGCATGGAAGCGCGGCCTCAACTATCACAAGGTCGTGCTGCCCGCGCCCGTGGACCGCACGCTCGTGAATGCGCTGGGCGCCCCCGGCGACTTTGCAGCGGCGGACGGCTGGGCGCGCTGGCTGTATGCGGGCGACACGCAGGGAAACCTGTGGAAGTTCGACTTCACCGGCAATGCGCCGTGGAGCGAAACCAATGCACTCGCCCTGGCCGGCCTTCCGTTGATGATCGCGACAACGGGCGGGGCCGATGCGAAGCGGCAGCCCATCACCGTGGCGCCTGAAGTCGGGGCCGGGCCGAACGGGGGCGCCATCGTGCTGTTCGGTACCGGCAAGTTCGTGAGCGCGGAGGACACGGGCCGTGCCAGCCACGGCGTGCAGACCCTGTATGGCGTGTTCGACAACGGCACCGCGATTCCGGGCAGCGAATCGCGCACGCGGCTCCAGCCGCGCCGGTCCGTCGCGACGCCAGGCCAGCCGTTGCCGGCGATCGTGGGCGATCCGTTCGTCTATGGCGACGCAACCAGCGGCGCTGCGAGCCGCCGCGGCTGGTATTTCGACTTTCCGGGTGGGCCCGACTCGGGCGAGCGGCAGGTCTCGCGATTGGTGCTGAGCGACGGGTACCTGTTCTTCAACACGCTGATCCCTGGTGCCGAGGCATGCGGCGCCGCCAGCGGGGGCCGCAGCTGCGCGGTCAATGCCATGACCGGACTCTCGCAGGGCGGCACCTGCGTGCCTTCGAGCGTCGGGCTGCTGTCGTCGCCTTTGCTGGTGGAATTGGGAGAGGGCGCCTACACGGCCACGGATTCGTTCGGCCGCCGGACGGGGACGAAGAAGCTCTCGGTCATCAACGCCAGTGTCCCGGGCGGTTCGGGCGGGCTGCGAATGTCCGTTGCCCAACCCGTGGAAGGCGGCCGGGCCTCGCAGGTGGCCGGGCGCCTGAACTGGCGGCAGATCGCCGACTTCCGGAGCGTGAAGCCATGA